TGTAAAATATGGCAAGCAAATATATAACCCTTGAATAGTGATATCTTGTAATATGTGGACATGATGAACAAGAATGTTTCTAAAATTGTTCATCAATTTATCTAATCATTAATCTTTATATTTGTATAATTTGTTCCATATTCCTCCAACTAGATTTCATATTCACTCCCATGGTATTTCATCAGTGTTGTTCTAGCCTTTGTTTATGTGATAACTTTATAATCCCTATAAGAAGAGCTGCAGTGAATCTGAGGAGGTCTGAGCAGTAGTAAGTGGGAATTCCAGATTGTGCCTCTTGGAAGCAGTTAGTGAAAAAAACAGGGAATCTGCTGGTGCCAccgttcactaggctaatcctccacctgcggcaccggcattggggcgccgattctgtcccagttgctcttcttgcagtccagctctctgctgtggcccaggaaggcagtggaggatggcccaagtgcttgggccctgaacccgcttgggagaccaggaggaaacacctggctcctggcttcagatcggcgcatcgtgctggcagtagcggccatttggggagtgaaccaacagaaggaagacctttctctctctctctctctatctaactctgcctgtcaaaaaacaaacaaacaaacaaacaaacaaacaaagaactaGGGAATCTTAGATGACCACATGGACATCCAGCTAGAAATTGTATTTTATATCCTGTCTAGCATAGGGTAGCTGTATGGCTAAATTTTAGTTGTGGGATCATTCCTTAGAATTCTACATGctgggctgacactgtgacatagctggtaaaaccactgctATGAcagagtgggtaaaaccaccgcctgcaatcccagcatcccgtttgggcaccactaagagtccaggctgctccacttcctatccagctccctaccaatggcctgggaaagcagtagaaggtggtcaaagtgcttgggagacctggaagaagctgcagaCTTCTgtcttcggattgacccagctctgcctgttgcagccatttggggaatgcactggcggatggaagacatctttatctctctctctgcctctgcctctctgtaactctgtctttcaaataaacaaataaatcttaaagaaagaattcTACGTGCCTTTTCAGTTTGTACACTTCATGAGAAAAAGTGACTTCTCTTCTTCATTCTTCTTCTACCACACCTATGCTCTGAGAGATGATGAGGCTTTTCTGGCCATTGTTCATTCACAGATTGATGACTCATGTTGAAGACAACAGGACTGCCTGAAAAGCCACAGGTCACATCTGAATCCTTAATGAAAGGTAAATAAATCCCTGTCTAATTGAAAGTGTGGAACATTTGTTTTATTGGAACATCTTAGCTTGCATGATACATTATAGgtcattataatttttaatgttttcaatgtttacctttcaaaaaattaagagGCACTTAGAATTTATAGAATAAATGTCATAACCAGATATGTTCTTGTTTGTTATACTAAACTCCTTGAGTGGCAgtgagaatgttttttttttcaattagaaGCTGAGGTAGAAAAGGAGTTTTCCCCAGGGTACTAAATATTTCCTACTCCCTTATTTAAAGAGCACTGCCTGTTAGAACAACATAATATATCTCAGAAGGTGATTGGTTTCTGCTTCAATAAAAGTAATTACCTAATCTTAAAAACACAATCTTCAAGTCATTTGATAAGGGTAAGCATCTAACTTAACCTACTTTCAAACCAATAATCATGGACTACTTTTGTCTAACATAAAATTGACTacagttatattttcatttttgagcaTCACAATAAGACTCAACTACAGATAACTGAAAAGGAAttccttatttttgttgtttgccaaattttaaataaattatagagaTGACTGTAATACTTTTCTGATTTACATTATCATTAGAACAAATgagataaaatgtaaaatatttttaatataatagtcTAAAACACACATATTAAAGATTATTGTCATCATAATCACCATCCTCTTAAGTGCTACCATGTATTGAGATTATTTTTTGTTAATCATGTATttaagtatttatatatatatatatattaagtatgGATATCATATCTCATGAAAACCTAATTGAATACAACAAATGAGCAATGCACtgaatgcacatttttaaaattagttttcatCCTACTACTATAAAAAGGACCACTATTTATTAAGAATTGATAGATGATGAATAAATCTAGAAATAATGGTAAAATATTGgaatgatttcatattttttacaattttttccaGAGGAGAAAGTCTTCCGAACTGCATGCattagtatttattttacttcctaTATTCAATTTGACTTATAAACTTGCTGTGAATATAAGCATCATTTTAATTGTGGTAATACATGATGTCATTAACATTGCCACAACTATgtaaaagaaaatcattatttCATGGAGAAGTTGTAGAAAAATAACTCTTGAAATATTTGAACAAAAACCAAAGAAGCTATTTTAGCTAAATTGTCAAGTGATTTTCTTTCTGAGTTGCTTAAGTTGAAGTTTCTAAAGATCATCAAAAGTCAGAGATACCAGCAGGTATGTTGTGATGTTtgagaatgtgttttttttttttttctggcaggaTTGTGCTTAgataaaagtacaactttttcaTGCTTTACAGTTTTACAGTGAGAATTCTATTGAACATTCATAAATTGGTTGAAATGCTTTATGtataaaaatttatctatttatgtttaaagatttatttatttatttcagaagtagagttacagagagagagggagagatagagatagaggttaTCCgactgctttttcactccccaaatggctgcagcagtcagagctgggcctatccaaagtcaagatccaggagcttcttctgtgtctcctgtgtgggtgcagggatccaagcacttgggtcatcctctactgcttcccgaAGTCATAGCAAGGAgatggtttggaagaggagcagctgggatatgaaccagtgctcatataggatgctggctccacagcagaggcttagcctactatgccccaATATAAAAAAGTTAAGTCTCACCTTCCCCACTCCAGGTAGCAGTAGGTGTAAAGTAGTGCAGTTCTATTGATGTTActatttcttgctttttattttttgcttgcttttcaaGAATACATCACTCgttgaagagaagagaaaaacacacagaggTCATCAATAATAAGTGTAAAAGCTACCATGGCAGATACAGTAAGGGGAGTAAGATAGTTTCTGAAGGCAGTGTTTAGATCTTCAATTGTGGGGTGCATGATGCTAGTCTTTAATGATCTGGTGACTCCCTCAAAAATTTTCATCATTGCCCATGCAATAAGCTCTGCATCAAATTCCATAGATGAATATACCTGTTTACAGTTTTTAGGGTGGTGCATTGAGAAAAACATTGTTGTATACTTTTATACACTTGAAATTTTATTAATACTGTCACCTATTACCTAAGAGTTTCCAATCATTTTAGAGTTTCATTCACAGCATTTTTACATTCTAATATCATTTTTCATTAGAAGAACTGTATATTTATTGAGGTTTTAAGGACTTTTATTGTTTTAGTATTTAATCTGGATATTTAAATAGGAAACTatgttcttatttaattttttttcttagaacatCTGCAAGATGCTCAAGTTGTTCATGTTGCTCCTTCTCCTGGGTTTGTGTTTTTGAggcaaaaaatttatttttatttttatttttttatttttgacaggcagagtggacagtgagagagagagatagagagaaaggtcttcctttttgccgttggttcaccctccaatggccgccacggccggtgcgctgcggctggcgcaccgcgctgatccaaaaccaggagccaggtgcttctcctgttctcccatggggtgcagggcccaagaacttgggccatcctccactgcactccctggccacagcagagagctggcctggaagaggagcaaccgggacagaatctggtgccccgactgggactagaacccggtgtgccggcgctacaaggcggaggattagcctagcgagccgcggcgccggcttgaggCAAAAAATTTGACTGCTATCCACATGAAGCCTTTTTAGAATATGGTTAGAAGTGCATCTTGTTTTCACATTGAGTTGTTTGAGCTTCAaattaattaacacataaaataGCACATACTTATTTTATGTCATTTCTACAGGCTTGAATGAACATTTTATAATTCCTATATCCCTCCAGCATATTCACCACACAAACACATGGCATGcgtagaaaatacagaaaatttaaacCCATTCTTAAATCTTGGAGTCTTTTTcaaggaataaaaataattagattCATTTGTGATTTATCTAAGAACTTAGGAAATCAAATTCCGTGGGACAAATACTttgcacagaaaatgcatatagCATCAAATAAGCATATAATATAGGTATACATCTACATATGTATACATGAAAATCATACAGTAAAATGAATCGTAACACACCAACACACAAGCATAATGCATGTGCAGATCCAAGAGAAAAGACAGAATAGAAAAAAGGAGTCAGCACAATAACAATGAGCAATTTGTGAGAATATAAGCAATTTTGGAAAATCAGAGATGGGTTGTATCTAATGCTCCTTTCCTGCAACAGACATAGTTGTCACTAAAGAAACATGCACATTTTGTTGGACTTGTTTCCTTGGGTCTCCATTCTATAAGACTGCTTATTAATTCCTGAGATTTTCTGACACATTTTAAAGTTGTTTACATCATCTTCACTTCCTGATTAATGGCTTCAAAATGGCTTAGGATACAAAATCTGAGTGACAAAATTTGCTGTCATTTTCCTAGAACTTACACTGAAGTACAAACATAGATTTAAAGATTAAGTAACATGTATTATTTAGTGGTCAGTTAATCATGAATTTTTGTGTGACACAATAGCCTAGATAAACAGAATTTCAAGTTAAACAAGTCTTTGAAAATGTCACAAGAAGTCAATAACCTCCAAAAATTAACTGTACTCTTTCCTTAAAACTATTTTAGAAGGCTTAAAGAACATGCATTTGTTCAATAGAATTAATTGTAACTTTATAAGCATTGAGAATAGAGCAATTAGGAGAAAAGCATTTCATCTGAAATAATGAAATTGTTGATTTAATAGGAAACAAATTTAAATGCCCTTTATCAATATTGTGATGAATGGCAACATTTAACATGCATATCTAATACTGAGAAAGAAGAAAGTATAATAACAGATATACTTCATCATAATATCTGCTATATGTAGATATTATTTAcgttaaaaattatgaaaattgaaAGGTGTCTCATACTCAGATTATGCATTCAAAAACAAGAGCCAACATAAATGAAGTAAGTCTCTTTCTCATTAAATCATTCCCACAGATGAAACAAGAAGAGATATATGCGAAAGACAATGATTCCACAGTGAAGCAGTTTGTCCTCCTGGGATTTTCTGACCTTCCAAAACTCCAAGGGTTACTCTCTGTGGTGTTTACTATCATCTACTTGACCATCTTATCTGGAAATAGcctcataataataataacaaggcTAGATCCTGCATTGCAGAAACCCATGTATTTTTTCCTGGCAAATTTTTCCTCACTGGAAATCTGTTACGTGTCTGTCACCCTCCCTAGAATGCTCTTCAATCTTTGGACTCAGGATAGAAGCATTTCTCTACTGGACTGTGCCACCCAAATGTGCTTCTTCCTTATGCTGGGGGCCAcggagtgcttcctcctggctgtAATGTCCTGCGaccgctatgtggccatttgCAACCCTCTGCACTACCCTCTGGTCATGAACCACAAGATGTGTGTGCAGCTGGCAGTTGGCTCCTGGGTCAGTGGAATCCCAGTCCAGATAGGACAAACATGGCAAATATTCTCCCTGCATTTCTGTAACTCCAACCTAATTAACCACTTCTTCTGTGACATACCCCCCATTCTCAAGCTAGCCTGTGGGGACACTTCTGTGCATGAGGTGTCTGTCTATGTAGTAGCTatgttgtttgtcgcagtcccttTTATGCTGATTCTTGCCTCTTACAGCAAAATCATTTCCACCATTCTGAGGCTGCCAACAGCCACAGGAAGAGCTAAGGCCTTCTCCACGTGTTCCTCCCATCTGTTTGTGGTGGTTTTATTCTATGGATCTGCTACCATCACCTATCTGAGGCCCAAATCCAATCATTCTGCAGGAACTGACAAACTGCTCTCTCTTTTCTACACCATTGTGACTCCCCTGTTTAATCCCATGATATACAGCCTTAGGAATAAGGATGTGATGGCAGCACTAAGAAAACTGTTACTTAAAAAATAGTCTGTTGATATTAGTTGTAAGTGTTCAACTGCTTGTCTCAGAGTTATTAATGAGCTTTTCAAACCCATAGATTTGTTCTTTGAGCAATTAATTGCTCTCAGTTTCTGATGTATTTTGTTGCTTTTAAACACTAGCCCGACGTTTATATTACTTGAACATACATAAGGCCTATTAATCAATCTCTAATGTTCCATGTCTGAAGAATAATCTTTTTCCATGAATAAAACTGTAAGGTAAATGATACATTTCAGAGTAAAAAGTATTCTAAGTTCAGTCTATTATTAGTCGTGACATTTGTATGGTAAAATACAATCTTCCTATGTAATTTCTTAAATATGgacactatattttaaaaatggacaaagtatcAACGGAGCAGTGTGTTTGCAGAACTTTAGAAAACAGATTTCTTCACTCTCTTCACCATAACAGCGAGAAAGTCAATGAGTC
This window of the Lepus europaeus isolate LE1 chromosome 7, mLepTim1.pri, whole genome shotgun sequence genome carries:
- the LOC133764275 gene encoding olfactory receptor 10AG1-like; translated protein: MKQEEIYAKDNDSTVKQFVLLGFSDLPKLQGLLSVVFTIIYLTILSGNSLIIIITRLDPALQKPMYFFLANFSSLEICYVSVTLPRMLFNLWTQDRSISLLDCATQMCFFLMLGATECFLLAVMSCDRYVAICNPLHYPLVMNHKMCVQLAVGSWVSGIPVQIGQTWQIFSLHFCNSNLINHFFCDIPPILKLACGDTSVHEVSVYVVAMLFVAVPFMLILASYSKIISTILRLPTATGRAKAFSTCSSHLFVVVLFYGSATITYLRPKSNHSAGTDKLLSLFYTIVTPLFNPMIYSLRNKDVMAALRKLLLKK